The proteins below are encoded in one region of Aeromonas veronii:
- a CDS encoding diguanylate cyclase domain-containing protein: protein MALVLLWMTQVQAAPPLFDETELAAARDPAGYLQRLDAEPRQGMELFHARSLAKAALGRHPDALVDNARARSLAAAHKETSRLLDFRLQQVALTLETEAPRQALRLLAQLQPALMGHPARLAQWHALNGLALYRTRQLKEAIGELKTAYHLNQQAQETTLSSLQRARLLMTLGNLYADLRLYQESETYYQDALRLMVRLDEPNSQAIIKANMARLYIDTDQPAKAWQLLDTLLGQPGLPPDYRAIVLGYQAIALNGLKEWEAAWQRLNEAQEIYLSLGYPQAASRLTETRARTLQGSGEKQLALQLLTAQTEATTIEGKALQASLLADLGRYPEAYRAMTEYMQDYQQHFNQTLSQHASAFQAERELARSEASNRALQQENDRKRQQLLYQQSARYYQLMLVFLLGVALVLLGLATHRLHRNSRHLYKLATFDQLTGLPNRRALMERLAHQWQQHQPLTLLIIDIDHFKQINDRHGHQTGDLAIQRLAHELKRWAPDLQQIGRWGGEEFLVAMPQDGARCREQAEQLRQRIELLHHPTITVSIGVAERSPADTSLSQLIHRADMAMYQAKRQGRNQTILAHSPDTPAESIPSVA, encoded by the coding sequence ATGGCTCTGGTGCTGCTCTGGATGACTCAGGTGCAGGCGGCTCCCCCCTTGTTTGACGAGACGGAATTAGCGGCGGCGCGCGATCCTGCCGGCTATTTGCAGCGTCTCGACGCCGAGCCACGCCAGGGGATGGAGCTGTTCCACGCCAGATCCCTCGCCAAGGCGGCACTGGGACGCCATCCCGACGCCCTGGTAGACAACGCCCGCGCACGCTCCCTCGCCGCCGCCCACAAAGAGACCAGCCGCTTGCTGGACTTCCGGTTGCAGCAGGTCGCCCTCACTCTGGAGACGGAAGCCCCTCGCCAGGCCCTCAGGCTGCTGGCGCAGTTGCAACCCGCTCTCATGGGCCATCCGGCCAGGCTCGCCCAGTGGCATGCTCTCAACGGTCTCGCCCTCTATCGCACCCGTCAGCTCAAGGAGGCCATCGGCGAACTCAAGACCGCCTATCACCTCAATCAGCAGGCACAGGAGACGACCCTCTCCAGCCTGCAACGGGCCCGCCTGCTGATGACCCTTGGCAACCTCTACGCCGATCTTCGTCTCTATCAGGAGTCGGAAACCTATTATCAGGATGCCCTGCGGCTGATGGTCCGGCTGGACGAGCCCAACAGCCAGGCCATCATCAAGGCCAACATGGCGCGGCTCTACATCGACACGGACCAGCCGGCCAAGGCGTGGCAGTTGCTCGATACCCTGCTCGGGCAGCCCGGCCTGCCACCGGACTACCGCGCCATCGTGCTCGGCTATCAGGCCATAGCCCTCAATGGATTGAAAGAGTGGGAAGCGGCCTGGCAGAGGCTGAACGAGGCGCAGGAGATCTACCTGAGCCTCGGCTACCCCCAGGCGGCGTCACGCCTGACCGAAACCCGGGCCAGGACCCTGCAAGGGAGCGGCGAGAAGCAGCTCGCGCTGCAACTGCTGACGGCCCAGACCGAGGCCACCACCATAGAGGGCAAGGCGCTGCAAGCCAGCCTGCTGGCGGATCTGGGGCGCTACCCCGAGGCCTACCGGGCCATGACCGAATACATGCAGGATTACCAGCAGCACTTCAACCAGACCCTGAGCCAGCACGCCAGCGCCTTTCAGGCCGAGCGGGAACTGGCGCGCAGCGAGGCCAGCAACCGCGCATTGCAGCAGGAGAATGACCGCAAGCGCCAGCAACTGCTGTATCAGCAGAGCGCCCGTTACTATCAGCTGATGCTGGTCTTCCTGCTGGGGGTGGCCCTGGTCCTGCTCGGGCTGGCGACCCACAGGTTGCACCGCAACTCGCGTCACCTCTACAAACTCGCTACCTTCGATCAGCTGACCGGGCTGCCAAACCGGCGTGCCCTGATGGAGCGGCTGGCGCACCAGTGGCAGCAGCACCAGCCGCTGACCCTACTCATCATCGACATCGATCACTTCAAGCAGATCAACGACAGGCACGGCCACCAAACCGGGGATCTCGCCATCCAGCGACTGGCCCATGAGCTGAAACGCTGGGCACCGGATCTGCAACAGATTGGGCGCTGGGGAGGAGAGGAGTTTCTGGTGGCCATGCCCCAGGACGGTGCCCGCTGCCGGGAGCAGGCCGAGCAGCTGCGCCAGCGGATCGAACTGCTGCACCACCCCACCATCACCGTCAGCATCGGGGTGGCAGAGCGATCCCCCGCCGATACCAGCCTGAGCCAGCTGATCCACAGAGCCGACATGGCCATGTACCAGGCCAAACGCCAGGGGCGCAACCAGACCATACTGGCGCACTCCCCCGACACACCCGCCGAGTCAATTCCCAGCGTGGCCTGA